A window of the Dioscorea cayenensis subsp. rotundata cultivar TDr96_F1 chromosome 14, TDr96_F1_v2_PseudoChromosome.rev07_lg8_w22 25.fasta, whole genome shotgun sequence genome harbors these coding sequences:
- the LOC120275951 gene encoding bZIP transcription factor 27-like, translating into MWSETPTTSTTTTKTISITSTSTSTTASILPQTPRRTMEEVWKDINFPTLHERPMTPPILPIDHPRLRTSITSTTSHPFRGVILQDFLAGAFKSPIPPSLPPPPPPPPPPRPPPPTILSLNSAMDSGSFPFPLRPPRRSSDSGDRRHKRMIKNRESAARSRARKQAYTNELELEVAHLVEENAKLRKQHDEMITAMAAQQTKKRTLQRTSTAPF; encoded by the exons ATGTGGTCAGAAACTCCtaccacctccaccaccaccaccaaaacAATCTCCATCACTTCCACCTCCACTTCCACCACTGCCTCCATCCTCCCCCAAACTCCAAGAAGAACCATGGAAGAAGTTTGGAAAGACATCAACTTCCCTACCCTCCATGAACGTCCTATGACTCCTCCCATCCTCCCTATTGATCACCCCCGTCTTCGCACTTCCATCACTTCCACCACTTCCCACCCTTTCCGTGGTGTAATCCTCCAAGACTTCCTCGCCGGAGCTTTCAAATCTCCCATTCCTCCATCTCTTCCCCCACCccctcctccaccaccaccaccacgtCCTCCTCCTCCCACCATTCTCAGCCTCAACTCTGCCATGGATTCCGGTTCCTTCCCTTTCCCTCTCCGTCCTCCTCGCCGTTCCTCCGACTCCGGCGACCGCCGCCACAAGCGCATGATCAAGAACCGCGAGTCTGCCGCCCGGTCCCGCGCCCGCAAACAA GCCTACACTAATGAGCTGGAACTTGAGGTTGCTCATCTTGTTGAAGAAAATGCAAAACTCAGAAAACAACATGATGAG ATGATAACAGCAATGGCAGCACAGCAGACAAAGAAGAGAACACTGCAGAGAACCTCAACAGCAccattttga